Proteins from a single region of Geothrix sp. PMB-07:
- a CDS encoding response regulator, with translation MALRQPTKDAPRGQKAVPGDPGKDGARMDQVLQELANFKRALDEHAIVAVTDAKGKITYVNDKFCAISQYSREELLGRDHRLINSGYHPKSFMGQLWDTILSGQVWKGEIRNRAKDGSHYWVDTTIVPFLGENGVPVEFVAIRADITQRKEAEEALRQSQKLESLGVLSGGIAHDFNNLLTAILGNANLGMLHLPRESPVLPYLQQIEQATLRAADLTRQLLAYAGKGRLQVIDVDLNRLVLEMTQLLSVSISKKAVVRYDLAPDLPSVFGDPSQMQQLVMNLVTNASEAIGDETSGLITVRTGVQMVDEAYNGGLLPALPITAGTYVTLEASDTGCGMGPEVIDRIFDPFFTTKFTGRGLGLSAMLGILRSHHGGLKVYSELNRGSVFKLFLPAPHPASETPAQASPEVEWRGHGHLLLVDDESAARAVARGLAEMLGFQVLEAANGQEALSLFELRHSEISVVLMDLTMPHMDGRQAFLRMHETHPSVPVVLTSGYSEQEVLADFLGRGLAGFLAKPYQNTQFLSVIRQAVEGARSLPLD, from the coding sequence GTGGCACTCCGTCAGCCCACCAAGGATGCCCCCCGCGGACAGAAGGCCGTTCCGGGCGACCCTGGGAAGGACGGCGCACGGATGGATCAGGTGCTTCAGGAACTGGCGAACTTCAAGCGTGCCCTGGACGAACACGCCATCGTGGCCGTCACCGATGCCAAGGGCAAGATCACGTACGTGAATGACAAGTTCTGCGCCATCTCCCAGTACAGCCGGGAGGAACTGCTGGGCCGGGACCATCGCCTCATCAACTCGGGTTACCACCCCAAGTCCTTCATGGGCCAGCTCTGGGATACGATCCTCAGCGGTCAGGTGTGGAAGGGGGAAATCCGGAACCGGGCCAAGGATGGCTCCCACTACTGGGTGGATACGACCATCGTTCCCTTCCTGGGCGAGAATGGCGTCCCCGTGGAGTTCGTGGCCATCCGGGCGGACATCACCCAGCGCAAGGAGGCGGAAGAGGCCCTGCGCCAGTCCCAGAAACTCGAAAGCCTCGGGGTGCTTTCAGGCGGCATCGCCCACGACTTCAACAACCTGCTGACCGCCATCCTGGGCAATGCGAACCTCGGCATGCTGCATCTGCCGCGGGAAAGCCCCGTGCTGCCCTATCTGCAGCAGATCGAACAGGCCACCCTGCGCGCAGCGGATCTCACCCGGCAGCTGCTGGCCTACGCGGGCAAGGGCCGTCTCCAGGTCATCGACGTCGACCTGAATCGCCTGGTGCTGGAGATGACTCAGCTGCTTTCGGTTTCCATCTCAAAAAAGGCCGTGGTGCGCTACGACCTGGCCCCGGATCTGCCGTCGGTGTTCGGTGATCCCTCCCAGATGCAGCAGCTCGTCATGAACCTGGTGACCAACGCCTCCGAAGCCATCGGGGATGAGACCAGCGGGCTCATCACCGTGCGCACCGGGGTGCAGATGGTGGATGAAGCCTATAACGGCGGCCTCCTGCCGGCCCTGCCCATCACGGCGGGAACCTATGTCACGCTGGAAGCCAGCGATACCGGCTGCGGCATGGGGCCCGAGGTGATCGACCGGATTTTCGATCCCTTCTTCACCACCAAGTTCACAGGCCGTGGGCTGGGATTGTCGGCGATGCTGGGCATCCTGCGCAGCCACCATGGTGGTCTCAAGGTCTACAGCGAGCTGAACCGCGGGTCGGTGTTCAAGCTCTTTCTGCCGGCGCCCCACCCGGCCTCCGAAACGCCTGCGCAGGCCAGTCCCGAGGTCGAGTGGCGGGGGCACGGGCATCTGCTGCTGGTCGATGATGAATCCGCAGCGAGGGCCGTGGCCCGGGGATTGGCGGAGATGTTGGGTTTCCAGGTGCTGGAAGCCGCCAACGGGCAGGAAGCCCTTTCCCTGTTCGAGCTTCGTCACAGCGAAATCAGTGTGGTGCTCATGGATCTAACCATGCCGCACATGGATGGACGGCAGGCTTTCCTGCGGATGCATGAAACCCATCCCTCGGTGCCCGTGGTACTCACCAGTGGCTACAGTGAACAGGAAGTGCTGGCTGATTTCCTGGGCCGGGGGCTGGCAGGCTTCCTGGCCAAACCCTATCAGAACACCCAGTTCCTGTCCGTGATCCGGCAAGCCGTGGAAGGGGCCCGAAGCCTTCCTCTGGATTAA
- a CDS encoding PAS domain-containing protein, which translates to MLIQSPTAEIVTSNPRALELLGLTEDQLLGKTSLDPDWNVIHEDGSPFPGPSHPVPQAIATRQPVHDVVMGVFRPVTQDRVWLLVSASPLLNPDGSVRLVVCTFADLTERKQAEEDLRRSEALRKLVLDSLQANVAVLDAAGYIRSVNEPWHRFACENGIAQPIGVTEQVSYLEVVRQAAQVGEAHAEEVLEGLQAVLTGTRPTFELEYPCDSPTEQRWFHMRATRLEGHLGGALVTHENITARKQAEEALRESEAKYRSLVDNLTSGVVVHRPDTRILYSNTMAGALLGLTQDQMLGKTALDPAWCFLKEDGSTLPLEDYPVNRVLTSGENLSNLVVGVRRPDSAEPHWALCNAHLIRGEAGQVEQAVVTFSDITERKRAEAALSASNEMLSQFLRHSPIYAFIKEVTAAESRVLHVSANFQQMVGISAEAMVGKSMADLFPADIAEKMTADDWAVVAGGKVLEREESFNGRCYETIKFPILQGAHALLAGFSLDITERKQGEARKAELEALNHQIQKAESLGLMAGSVAHHFNNKLQAVIANLELLSDLPAGAEADRFLALAKQAAERAADVSRQLLVYLGQGHLAGEPRYLSDICRGSLSLIEKELPAIVALEVDLPTPGPVILANEEELRLVLIHLMTNAWEAMGGARGKVSLSLRTARGAEVQASTHFPVNRMAEGCDYACLEVADTGTGIAEADLPKLFDPFFSTKFVGRGLGLPLVLGIVQAHGGVVAVESRPGHGSAFRVYLPVCAAPVAARTPAGGEPQPLGAGGTVLLVEDDEALLMATGALVERLGFTLVTARDGLEAVEVYRRCGSGIRLVITDLTMPRLDGWQTLSALRRLEPGLPIILTSGYDKAQVMSNDHPDRPQAFLGKPFDLQQLQQAIGAALHQEAPRA; encoded by the coding sequence ATGCTCATCCAGTCGCCGACCGCCGAGATCGTGACGAGCAACCCCCGGGCCCTCGAGCTGCTGGGTCTCACCGAGGACCAGCTGCTGGGGAAGACCTCCCTGGACCCGGACTGGAATGTCATCCACGAGGATGGCTCGCCTTTCCCAGGCCCCAGCCACCCCGTGCCCCAGGCCATCGCCACGCGGCAGCCGGTGCACGATGTGGTGATGGGCGTCTTCCGCCCAGTGACGCAAGATCGCGTCTGGCTGCTGGTGAGCGCCAGTCCGCTGCTGAACCCTGATGGCAGTGTGCGGCTCGTGGTCTGCACCTTTGCCGACCTGACCGAGCGCAAACAGGCCGAGGAGGATCTGCGGCGCAGCGAGGCCCTGCGCAAGCTGGTGCTCGACTCGCTGCAGGCCAATGTGGCGGTGCTCGACGCTGCTGGCTACATCCGCTCCGTGAACGAACCCTGGCACCGCTTCGCCTGCGAGAACGGCATCGCCCAGCCCATCGGCGTCACCGAACAGGTCAGCTACCTGGAGGTGGTCCGCCAGGCGGCCCAGGTGGGTGAAGCCCATGCCGAGGAGGTGCTGGAGGGGCTGCAGGCGGTGCTGACGGGCACACGGCCCACCTTCGAGCTGGAGTATCCCTGCGACAGCCCCACCGAGCAGCGCTGGTTCCACATGCGGGCCACCCGGCTTGAGGGCCACCTGGGCGGCGCCCTGGTCACCCACGAGAACATCACTGCGCGCAAGCAGGCGGAGGAGGCTCTGCGGGAGAGCGAGGCGAAGTACCGCTCCCTGGTGGACAACCTCACCTCCGGTGTGGTGGTGCACCGGCCGGACACGCGGATCCTCTACTCGAACACCATGGCCGGGGCCCTCCTCGGCCTGACTCAAGACCAGATGCTCGGCAAGACCGCCCTGGACCCGGCCTGGTGCTTCCTGAAAGAGGACGGCTCGACCTTGCCCCTGGAGGACTATCCGGTCAACCGGGTGCTGACCTCCGGCGAGAACCTCAGCAACCTGGTGGTGGGCGTGCGCCGCCCGGACAGCGCTGAGCCGCACTGGGCCCTCTGCAACGCACACCTCATCCGGGGTGAGGCTGGTCAGGTCGAGCAGGCGGTGGTCACCTTCTCCGACATCACGGAACGCAAGCGGGCCGAGGCCGCCCTGAGCGCCTCCAACGAAATGCTGTCCCAGTTCCTGCGGCACTCGCCAATCTATGCCTTCATCAAGGAGGTGACAGCCGCAGAGAGCCGGGTGCTGCATGTCAGCGCCAACTTCCAGCAGATGGTTGGCATCTCCGCCGAGGCCATGGTCGGCAAGAGCATGGCCGACCTGTTCCCTGCGGACATTGCTGAGAAGATGACCGCCGATGACTGGGCCGTCGTGGCCGGGGGCAAGGTGTTGGAGCGGGAGGAATCCTTCAACGGCCGCTGCTACGAGACCATCAAGTTCCCGATCCTGCAGGGCGCCCATGCCCTGTTGGCCGGGTTCAGCCTCGACATCACCGAACGCAAGCAGGGAGAGGCTCGGAAGGCGGAGCTGGAGGCGCTGAACCACCAGATTCAGAAGGCCGAGAGTCTGGGCCTCATGGCCGGTTCCGTCGCCCACCACTTCAACAACAAACTCCAGGCGGTGATCGCCAACCTGGAGCTGCTCAGCGACCTGCCTGCCGGGGCAGAGGCGGATCGCTTCCTGGCGCTGGCCAAACAGGCCGCCGAGCGGGCGGCGGACGTCAGCCGCCAGCTCCTGGTCTACCTGGGGCAGGGGCACCTGGCCGGAGAGCCCAGGTACCTCTCCGACATCTGCCGTGGCAGCCTGTCGCTCATCGAGAAGGAACTGCCAGCCATTGTGGCGCTGGAGGTGGATCTCCCCACGCCGGGGCCGGTGATCCTGGCCAATGAAGAGGAACTGAGGCTGGTCCTCATCCACCTGATGACCAACGCCTGGGAGGCCATGGGTGGTGCTCGGGGGAAGGTCAGCCTCAGCCTCCGGACAGCGCGGGGTGCTGAAGTCCAGGCTTCCACCCACTTCCCGGTCAACCGCATGGCCGAGGGGTGCGATTACGCCTGCCTGGAGGTGGCCGACACGGGAACCGGCATCGCCGAGGCGGACCTGCCGAAGCTGTTCGATCCCTTCTTCTCCACCAAGTTCGTGGGCCGGGGCCTGGGGCTTCCGCTGGTGCTGGGCATCGTGCAGGCCCATGGTGGGGTGGTCGCCGTGGAGAGCCGGCCCGGGCATGGGAGTGCCTTCCGGGTCTACCTGCCGGTGTGCGCCGCCCCGGTGGCGGCCCGCACGCCCGCAGGAGGAGAGCCGCAGCCCCTCGGGGCCGGGGGCACGGTGCTGTTGGTGGAAGATGACGAGGCCCTGCTCATGGCCACGGGCGCCTTGGTCGAGCGGCTGGGGTTCACGCTGGTGACGGCCCGGGATGGCCTGGAGGCGGTGGAAGTCTACCGGCGTTGCGGGTCAGGCATCCGCCTGGTGATCACCGACCTGACCATGCCGCGCCTGGATGGATGGCAGACCCTGTCGGCCCTGAGGCGGCTGGAGCCGGGCCTGCCCATCATCCTGACGAGCGGCTACGACAAGGCCCAGGTGATGTCGAACGACCACCCGGATCGCCCCCAGGCCTTCCTGGGCAAGCCCTTCGACCTTCAGCAGCTCCAGCAGGCCATCGGGGCAGCCCTTCACCAGGAGGCCCCGCGGGCCTGA
- a CDS encoding tRNA threonylcarbamoyladenosine dehydratase — MRWYSRSELLLGEAALDRLRGARVTVFGLGGVGSFAVEALARAGVGHLRLVDHDVVGPSNLNRQLFALRSTIGLPKAEVAAARVRDINPDCDCDPRVTFIHTDTLPELLEPRPDVIIDAIDSMTCKVALMRTAVEQQLPIISAMGAGGRTDSSQLKVGDLSHTRLCPLAARVRKELRKHGISQGIRCVYSLEPADNKRPANPVDIEPHRGPGRQRRPVGTISYMPAIVGLKVAEEVLRLLLLPKT, encoded by the coding sequence ATGAGGTGGTATTCCCGGAGTGAGCTGCTGCTGGGCGAGGCAGCCCTGGACCGGTTGCGCGGCGCGCGCGTGACGGTCTTCGGCCTGGGCGGCGTGGGCTCTTTCGCCGTGGAGGCCCTGGCCCGGGCGGGTGTGGGCCACCTGCGGCTGGTGGACCATGATGTGGTGGGGCCCAGCAACCTCAACCGCCAACTCTTCGCCCTGCGCTCCACCATCGGTCTGCCCAAGGCGGAAGTGGCCGCCGCCCGCGTGCGGGACATCAATCCCGACTGCGACTGCGATCCCCGCGTGACCTTCATCCACACCGACACCTTGCCGGAGCTGCTGGAGCCCCGGCCCGACGTGATCATCGATGCCATCGACTCCATGACCTGCAAGGTGGCCCTGATGCGCACCGCCGTCGAGCAGCAGCTCCCCATCATTTCCGCCATGGGCGCCGGGGGGCGCACGGACAGCAGCCAACTCAAGGTGGGCGACCTCAGCCACACGCGCCTCTGTCCCCTGGCTGCCCGGGTGCGCAAGGAGCTTCGGAAGCACGGCATCAGCCAGGGCATCCGCTGCGTCTATTCGCTGGAGCCCGCCGACAACAAACGCCCCGCCAACCCCGTGGACATCGAGCCGCACCGCGGGCCGGGGCGCCAGCGTCGGCCCGTGGGCACCATCTCGTACATGCCCGCCATCGTGGGCCTGAAGGTGGCCGAGGAAGTGCTCCGCCTGCTCCTGCTCCCCAAGACCTGA